Proteins co-encoded in one Paracoccus aestuarii genomic window:
- a CDS encoding ABC transporter ATP-binding protein: protein MPAIIEIDRLSKAYGSGTKALDDVTLSIDEGEIIALLGPNGAGKTTLISIICGLVTPTDGTVRVGGHDIRTDWRAARRLIGLVPQEIALEPFEKVINCVRFTRGLYGMPPDEAYVERILRALALWDKRDAATRELSGGMKRRVLIAKALSHEPKVLFLDEPTAGVDVALRREMWQVVGDLRREGVTIILTTHYLEEAEEMADRIGVIAKGNLLLVRPTSELMGEFGKKTLVVHLDRPLDRVPEDLAGRGLVLSDDGRSLSYDYDTRAERTGIARLLGDLAARGVTVRDVSTRQSSLEDVFLSLVSEEAA, encoded by the coding sequence ATGCCCGCCATCATCGAGATCGACCGACTGTCCAAGGCCTATGGCAGCGGCACCAAGGCGCTGGACGACGTCACCCTGTCCATCGACGAGGGCGAGATCATCGCCCTTCTGGGCCCGAACGGGGCGGGCAAGACGACGCTGATCTCGATCATCTGCGGGCTGGTGACGCCGACGGATGGCACGGTCCGGGTGGGCGGGCACGACATCCGCACCGATTGGCGCGCCGCGCGCCGCCTGATCGGCCTGGTCCCCCAGGAGATCGCACTGGAACCCTTCGAGAAGGTCATCAACTGCGTGCGCTTCACCCGCGGGCTTTACGGCATGCCGCCCGACGAGGCCTATGTCGAACGCATCCTGCGGGCGCTGGCGCTGTGGGACAAGCGCGACGCGGCCACGCGCGAATTGTCGGGCGGCATGAAGCGCCGGGTGCTGATCGCCAAGGCCCTGTCGCATGAACCCAAGGTGCTGTTCTTGGACGAACCCACCGCCGGGGTGGACGTGGCCCTGCGCCGCGAGATGTGGCAGGTGGTGGGCGATCTTCGCCGCGAGGGGGTGACCATCATCCTGACCACCCATTACCTGGAGGAGGCCGAGGAGATGGCCGACCGCATCGGCGTCATCGCCAAGGGCAACCTGCTGCTGGTGCGCCCCACATCCGAGCTGATGGGCGAATTCGGCAAGAAGACCCTGGTCGTGCATCTGGACCGCCCGCTGGACCGGGTGCCGGAGGATCTGGCCGGGCGGGGGCTGGTCCTGTCGGATGACGGGCGCAGCCTCAGCTATGATTACGACACGCGGGCCGAACGCACGGGCATCGCGCGGCTGCTGGGCGATCTGGCGGCGCGCGGGGTCACGGTGCGCGACGTCTCGACCCGGCAATCCAGCCTCGAGGACGTGTTTTTGTCCCTGGTCTCGGAGGAGGCGGCATGA
- a CDS encoding ABC transporter permease, with the protein MNWRGVWAIFHHEMMRFFRTIWQSLASPVLSTVLYFVVFGAAIGGRIESVEGVAYGAFIVPGLMMLTVLQQSVSNASFGIYFPKFSGTIYEYLVSPVGWIEVTMGFVGAAAAKALLIALVILLTSFAFVGVHILHPFWMIAFLVLSAVGFSLLGFIIGLWAKSFEQLQIVPMMVIMPLVFLGGAFYSASMLPPFWEGVAKLNPVLYLISGVRWSFFGLADVPVGVSLLAVGVMVVVCLGVIRWIFATGWRLRD; encoded by the coding sequence ATCAACTGGCGCGGGGTCTGGGCGATCTTTCATCACGAGATGATGCGGTTCTTCCGCACCATCTGGCAGTCGCTGGCATCGCCGGTCCTGTCCACGGTGCTGTATTTCGTGGTCTTCGGCGCGGCCATAGGCGGGCGCATCGAATCGGTCGAGGGGGTGGCCTATGGCGCCTTCATCGTGCCGGGGCTGATGATGCTGACGGTGCTGCAGCAATCGGTCAGCAATGCCAGCTTCGGGATCTATTTCCCGAAATTCAGCGGCACGATCTATGAATACCTCGTCTCGCCGGTGGGCTGGATCGAGGTCACGATGGGCTTCGTGGGGGCCGCGGCCGCCAAGGCGCTGCTGATCGCGCTGGTGATCCTGCTGACGAGCTTCGCCTTCGTGGGGGTCCATATCCTGCATCCGTTCTGGATGATCGCCTTTCTGGTCCTGTCTGCGGTGGGGTTCAGCCTGCTGGGCTTCATCATCGGGCTGTGGGCCAAATCCTTCGAGCAGCTGCAGATCGTTCCGATGATGGTCATCATGCCCTTGGTGTTTTTGGGCGGGGCCTTCTATTCCGCCAGCATGCTGCCCCCCTTCTGGGAGGGGGTCGCCAAGCTAAACCCGGTGCTCTACCTGATCTCCGGGGTGCGCTGGTCCTTCTTCGGGCTGGCCGATGTGCCGGTCGGCGTGTCGCTGCTGGCGGTGGGGGTGATGGTGGTGGTCTGCCTCGGCGTCATCCGCTGGATCTTCGCGACCGGCTGGCGTCTGCGCGACTAG
- a CDS encoding flagellar hook capping FlgD N-terminal domain-containing protein: MVDAITSATTTTQPRPAGFSGASAGADFQTFLTMLTAQLKNQDPLNPMESTDFAIQLATFAGVEQQALSNRFLEQMVGQSGGGGIAGWIGKEARTTAPVWFGDRAVTLDVAPHALADSVQLVTRDANGREITREEIGPGSGQVDWMGRTEDGGTLHQGAYSFTLESRRAGELIAETRVPAYARIVEAQFDSAGGRVVFEGGGSAPAGEVTALRDPA; this comes from the coding sequence ATGGTCGATGCCATCACCTCTGCCACGACGACGACGCAGCCCCGCCCGGCGGGATTTTCCGGCGCCAGCGCGGGCGCCGATTTCCAGACCTTCCTGACCATGCTGACCGCGCAGCTGAAGAACCAGGACCCGCTGAACCCGATGGAGAGCACGGATTTCGCGATCCAGCTGGCCACCTTCGCGGGCGTCGAACAGCAGGCGCTGAGCAACCGGTTCCTGGAACAGATGGTCGGCCAGTCCGGCGGCGGCGGCATCGCCGGCTGGATCGGCAAGGAGGCGCGGACCACCGCCCCCGTCTGGTTCGGCGACCGGGCGGTGACGCTGGACGTCGCCCCCCATGCCTTGGCCGACAGCGTCCAGCTTGTCACCCGCGACGCCAATGGCCGCGAGATCACGCGCGAGGAGATCGGCCCCGGATCGGGCCAGGTCGACTGGATGGGCCGGACCGAGGATGGCGGCACTCTGCACCAGGGGGCCTATAGCTTCACTCTGGAAAGCCGCCGCGCGGGCGAGCTGATCGCCGAGACCCGCGTGCCTGCCTATGCCCGGATCGTCGAGGCGCAGTTCGACTCAGCCGGCGGGCGGGTGGTCTTCGAGGGCGGCGGATCGGCCCCCGCGGGCGAGGTGACGGCCCTGCGCGACCCGGCCTAG
- a CDS encoding flagellar hook-length control protein FliK, with the protein MTAPARTAPASAAAMPDQPRPVVQQVAEALVTSRADRTELALSPEELGRLRVVFTGPDRTHVTIWAERPETLDLVRRNADLLAQQLADAGIGGGSMEFRRDDRPEGWGMQARDTGTDGDGAAPAPTESLRLSPRVLSDRRLDIRI; encoded by the coding sequence ATGACCGCGCCTGCGCGCACGGCCCCCGCATCGGCGGCGGCCATGCCCGATCAGCCCCGCCCGGTCGTCCAGCAGGTCGCCGAGGCTTTGGTCACCTCGCGCGCGGACCGGACCGAGCTCGCCCTGTCCCCGGAGGAGCTGGGGCGCCTGCGCGTCGTCTTCACCGGCCCGGACCGGACGCATGTGACGATCTGGGCCGAACGCCCCGAGACGCTGGACCTGGTGCGGCGCAATGCCGACCTGCTGGCCCAGCAGCTGGCCGATGCCGGGATCGGCGGCGGCAGCATGGAATTCCGCCGCGACGACCGCCCCGAGGGCTGGGGCATGCAGGCCCGTGACACGGGCACGGACGGCGACGGGGCCGCCCCCGCCCCCACCGAATCGCTGCGGCTGAGCCCGCGGGTCCTCAGCGACCGCCGGCTGGACATCAGGATCTGA
- a CDS encoding flagellin, which translates to MTSILTNNSAMVALQTLKSINSQLGKTQSDIATGKSIANAKDNAAVWAISKVMETDQSGFKTIQSNLNVADAVVGTARAGAEQITDLLKEMKNLAIGGANDAADFGKIQTDIAKKVEQITAIIEATQLNGVNLLKTNPTGTNTAFTVLGSLDRTNGTVATGAANIEVDSVDFEAGLDVAGLTAITDRATAETAIEEIEELIDIAVQGAADLGSAGKRITDQSNFVGKLADSLKSGIGSLVDADMEEASARLQALQTQQQLGIQALSIANQGPSAVMSLFR; encoded by the coding sequence ATGACCAGCATCCTGACCAACAACAGCGCCATGGTCGCGCTGCAGACCCTGAAAAGCATCAACTCGCAGCTGGGTAAAACCCAGAGCGACATCGCGACCGGCAAAAGCATCGCGAACGCCAAGGACAACGCCGCGGTCTGGGCGATCTCGAAGGTCATGGAAACCGACCAGTCGGGCTTCAAGACCATCCAGTCCAACCTGAACGTGGCCGATGCCGTCGTGGGCACCGCCCGCGCGGGGGCCGAACAGATCACCGATCTGCTGAAGGAAATGAAGAACCTGGCCATCGGCGGCGCGAACGATGCCGCCGATTTTGGGAAAATCCAGACCGACATCGCCAAGAAGGTCGAGCAGATCACCGCGATCATCGAGGCGACGCAGCTGAACGGCGTCAATCTGCTCAAGACTAACCCGACCGGCACCAACACCGCTTTTACGGTTCTGGGCTCGTTGGACCGCACGAATGGAACCGTGGCCACCGGTGCCGCAAATATCGAAGTTGACTCGGTCGATTTCGAGGCCGGTCTGGACGTCGCAGGTCTTACTGCGATCACGGACCGCGCTACCGCCGAAACCGCTATCGAGGAGATCGAGGAACTGATCGACATCGCGGTTCAGGGCGCGGCCGATCTGGGTTCGGCCGGCAAGCGCATTACCGACCAATCCAACTTCGTGGGCAAGCTGGCCGACTCGCTGAAGTCGGGCATCGGCTCGCTGGTGGATGCCGACATGGAGGAAGCCTCGGCCCGCCTCCAGGCGCTGCAGACGCAGCAGCAGCTGGGCATCCAGGCGCTGTCGATCGCCAACCAGGGTCCCTCGGCGGTCATGTCGCTCTTCCGCTGA
- the flaF gene encoding flagellar biosynthesis regulator FlaF: MTSHGYQSSTLRTARDAEYDIFSRVTRMMRQAPRRADNPDTIQAVHKNSELWTLLAADLAQPGNALPDETRAGLISLAGFAIRHGQAVMAGNAQTDPLIDINMTVMRGLRGDVGA, encoded by the coding sequence TTGACCAGTCATGGTTATCAGTCATCCACCCTGCGCACGGCGCGCGACGCGGAATACGACATCTTTTCGCGCGTGACCCGGATGATGCGCCAAGCGCCCCGCCGCGCGGACAATCCCGACACCATCCAGGCGGTGCACAAGAATTCCGAACTCTGGACGCTGCTGGCCGCCGATCTGGCGCAGCCCGGCAACGCCCTTCCCGACGAAACCAGGGCGGGACTGATCTCGCTGGCCGGTTTCGCGATCCGCCACGGCCAGGCCGTGATGGCGGGCAATGCCCAGACCGATCCGCTGATCGATATCAACATGACCGTCATGCGCGGCCTGCGCGGGGATGTCGGCGCATGA
- the flbT gene encoding flagellar biosynthesis repressor FlbT, with product MSGLVLKLAPNERVLINGAVIENGDRRTKIAIKTPNVNVLRLRDAIHPDSARTPVTRALYIAQLILAGDAEPEEGRRQLLLAIEQLSQVFDDRDSRLLLADSTAAVVESNFYQAMRKLRDLIPRESRLFASARG from the coding sequence ATGAGCGGCCTGGTCCTCAAGCTGGCCCCGAACGAGCGCGTCCTGATCAACGGCGCCGTCATCGAAAATGGCGACCGTCGCACCAAGATCGCGATCAAGACCCCGAACGTGAACGTGCTGCGCCTGCGCGACGCCATCCATCCCGACAGCGCCCGCACGCCGGTGACCCGTGCGCTCTATATCGCGCAGCTCATCCTGGCGGGCGATGCCGAACCCGAGGAGGGGCGGCGCCAGCTGCTGCTGGCCATCGAACAGCTGAGCCAGGTCTTCGATGACCGAGACAGCCGCCTGCTGCTGGCCGATTCCACGGCCGCGGTGGTCGAATCGAACTTCTACCAGGCGATGCGGAAGCTGCGCGACCTGATCCCGCGCGAATCCCGGCTGTTCGCCTCGGCCAGGGGGTGA
- a CDS encoding DUF1217 domain-containing protein, producing the protein MTIPISVGATGLLGWKIVQRTEARQIETVARDPVVQRSTAYFRDNIDRVTKAEELVKDYRLLSTALSAFGLEGDIANKAFIQKVLESDISDKSSLVNRLADKRYLRLAEAFGYGADKPAANLAETVSTNFVQREFERRIGESDENLRLALNARRDLQEFAGRESSERTLWFEVIGNQPLRKVFQGAFGFSESYGRLPVDRQLEEYTKAAKRLLGSSDFKEMAKPENMERLVQTFMVRSQLVDAPVANRYSAALTLLQGGRDGN; encoded by the coding sequence GTGACGATCCCCATCAGCGTCGGCGCCACGGGCCTGCTGGGCTGGAAGATCGTCCAGCGCACCGAGGCCCGCCAGATCGAGACCGTGGCCCGCGACCCGGTGGTCCAGCGCTCCACCGCCTATTTCCGCGACAACATCGACCGCGTCACCAAGGCCGAGGAGCTGGTCAAGGATTACCGCCTGCTCAGCACCGCCCTGTCGGCCTTCGGGCTGGAGGGGGACATCGCGAACAAGGCCTTCATCCAGAAGGTCCTGGAATCCGATATCTCGGACAAGTCCTCGCTGGTGAACCGGTTGGCCGACAAGCGCTATCTGCGCCTGGCCGAGGCCTTCGGCTATGGCGCGGACAAGCCCGCTGCCAACCTGGCCGAAACCGTCAGCACGAATTTCGTGCAGCGCGAATTCGAACGCCGCATCGGGGAATCCGACGAGAACCTGCGCCTGGCCCTGAACGCCCGCCGCGACCTTCAGGAATTCGCGGGGCGCGAATCCTCGGAACGCACCTTGTGGTTCGAGGTGATCGGCAACCAGCCCCTGCGCAAGGTCTTCCAAGGCGCCTTTGGCTTCAGCGAAAGCTATGGCCGCCTGCCCGTGGACCGTCAGCTGGAGGAATACACCAAGGCCGCCAAGCGCCTGCTGGGCAGTTCCGATTTCAAGGAAATGGCCAAGCCCGAGAACATGGAGCGCCTGGTCCAGACCTTCATGGTGCGGTCCCAGCTGGTCGATGCGCCGGTCGCGAACCGCTACAGCGCGGCGCTGACGCTGCTTCAGGGTGGACGCGACGGCAACTAA
- the carB gene encoding carbamoyl-phosphate synthase large subunit, with translation MPKRTDIKSILIIGAGPIVIGQACEFDYSGAQACKALREEGYRVILVNSNPATIMTDPEMADATYIEPITPEIVEKIIAKERPDALLPTMGGQTGLNTALALADSGALNRYGVELIGAQRSAIEMAEDRKLFREAMDRIGLENPKATIVAAPKLASGKYDINAGVQQAMDALEEIGLPAIIRPAFTLGGTGGGVAYNRDDYERIVRSGLDASPMAQVLIDESLLGWKEYEMEVVRDRNDNAIIVCAIENIDPMGVHTGDSMTVAPALTLTDREYQIMRTASIAVLREIGVETGGSNVQWAVNPADGRMVVIEMNPRVSRSSALASKATGFPIAKIAAKLAVGYTLDELDNDITRVTPASFEPSIDYVVTKIPRFAFEKFPGSKPELTTAMKSVGEVMAIGRSFHESLQKALASMENGLTGLDEIAIEGAADQGKPAVIAALSRPTPDRIRVIAEAMRFGLTDDEINRVTRFDPWFLARIREIVDAEHQIRENGLPTDEDGLRRVKMMGFTDARLAHLTKRDEGEIRRARRALDIRPVFKRIDTCAAEFEAQTPYMYSTYEAPAMGDVECESRPTDAKKVVILGGGPNRIGQGIEFDYCCCHACFALTDAGYETIMVNCNPETVSTDYDTSDRLYFEPLTFEHVLEILHTEQQNGTLHGVIVQFGGQTPLKLANALEEEGIPILGTTPDAIDLAEDRERFQKLLNDLGLKQPINGIASSDAQAIEIAERIGFPLVIRPSYVLGGRAMEIVRDMDHLRRYISEAVTVSGKSPVLLDSYLSGAIEVDVDALSDGETVHVAGIMEHIEEAGVHSGDSACSLPPHTLDAATIAELKTQTEAMARALKVRGLMNVQFALKDGEIFVLEVNPRASRTVPFVAKATDSAIASIAARLMAGEPMSNFPARAPYPEGVGPEDDLPFADPMTLADPITPWFSVKEAVLPFARFPGVDTLLGPEMRSTGEVMGWDRNFARAFLKAQMGAGTALPTEGRVFLSVKDADKTPALAQAARDLVAMGFTLVATSGTADFLDAEGVASTRVNKVYEGRPNIVDRLKNGEIAMVLNTTEGAQAIADSRDIRAVALYDKIPYFTTAAGSIAAVAAIKSREEGEVGVRSLQA, from the coding sequence ATGCCGAAGAGAACCGATATCAAGTCAATCCTGATCATCGGCGCAGGCCCCATCGTCATCGGGCAGGCCTGCGAGTTCGACTATTCCGGCGCCCAGGCCTGCAAGGCCCTGCGCGAGGAAGGTTACCGGGTCATCCTGGTGAACTCGAACCCCGCGACGATCATGACCGACCCGGAAATGGCCGACGCGACCTATATCGAGCCGATCACCCCCGAGATCGTCGAGAAGATCATCGCCAAGGAACGCCCCGACGCGCTGCTGCCCACCATGGGCGGGCAGACCGGGCTGAACACCGCGCTTGCCTTGGCCGACAGCGGCGCGCTGAACCGCTACGGGGTCGAGCTGATCGGCGCGCAGCGCAGCGCCATCGAGATGGCCGAGGACCGCAAGCTGTTCCGCGAGGCGATGGACCGCATCGGGCTGGAAAACCCCAAGGCCACCATCGTCGCCGCCCCCAAGCTGGCCAGCGGCAAATACGACATCAATGCGGGCGTCCAGCAGGCGATGGACGCGCTGGAGGAGATCGGCCTGCCCGCCATCATCCGCCCCGCCTTCACCCTGGGCGGCACCGGCGGCGGCGTAGCCTATAACCGCGACGATTATGAACGCATCGTGCGGTCGGGCCTGGACGCCTCGCCCATGGCGCAGGTGCTGATCGACGAATCCCTTCTGGGCTGGAAGGAATACGAGATGGAGGTCGTGCGGGACCGCAACGACAACGCCATCATCGTCTGTGCCATCGAGAACATCGATCCGATGGGGGTGCATACCGGCGACAGCATGACCGTCGCCCCCGCCCTGACCCTGACCGACCGCGAATACCAGATCATGCGCACCGCCAGCATCGCCGTCCTGCGCGAGATCGGCGTCGAGACCGGCGGATCCAACGTGCAATGGGCGGTGAACCCCGCCGATGGCCGCATGGTCGTGATCGAGATGAACCCCCGTGTGTCGCGCAGCTCGGCGCTGGCCTCGAAGGCCACGGGCTTCCCCATCGCCAAGATCGCCGCGAAGCTGGCCGTGGGCTATACGCTGGACGAGCTGGACAATGACATCACCCGCGTGACGCCCGCCAGCTTCGAGCCCAGCATCGACTATGTCGTGACCAAGATCCCGCGTTTTGCCTTCGAGAAATTCCCCGGCTCCAAGCCCGAGCTGACCACGGCGATGAAATCTGTGGGCGAGGTCATGGCCATCGGCCGCAGCTTCCATGAATCGCTGCAAAAGGCCCTGGCCTCGATGGAGAACGGCCTGACCGGCCTGGACGAGATCGCCATCGAGGGCGCCGCCGATCAGGGCAAACCCGCCGTCATCGCCGCCCTGTCCAGGCCCACCCCCGACCGCATCCGCGTCATTGCCGAGGCGATGCGCTTCGGCCTGACCGATGACGAGATCAACCGCGTCACCCGCTTCGACCCCTGGTTCCTGGCCCGCATCCGCGAGATCGTCGACGCCGAACACCAGATCCGCGAAAACGGCCTGCCCACGGACGAGGACGGCCTGCGCCGCGTCAAGATGATGGGCTTCACCGATGCTCGCCTGGCGCATCTGACCAAGCGCGACGAGGGCGAGATCCGCCGCGCCCGCCGCGCCTTGGACATCCGCCCGGTCTTCAAGCGCATCGACACCTGCGCGGCCGAGTTCGAGGCCCAGACCCCCTATATGTATTCGACCTACGAGGCCCCCGCGATGGGCGACGTGGAATGCGAATCCCGCCCGACCGACGCCAAGAAGGTCGTCATCCTGGGCGGCGGTCCGAACCGCATCGGCCAGGGGATCGAGTTCGACTATTGCTGCTGCCATGCCTGTTTCGCGCTGACCGATGCCGGTTATGAGACGATCATGGTCAACTGCAACCCCGAGACGGTCAGCACCGATTACGACACCTCGGACCGCCTCTATTTCGAGCCGCTGACCTTCGAACATGTGCTGGAGATCCTGCATACCGAACAGCAGAACGGCACCCTGCACGGCGTCATCGTCCAGTTCGGCGGTCAGACGCCCCTGAAGCTGGCCAATGCGCTGGAGGAGGAGGGGATCCCGATCCTGGGCACCACCCCCGACGCCATCGATCTGGCCGAGGACCGCGAGCGGTTCCAGAAGCTGCTGAACGATCTGGGCCTCAAGCAGCCGATCAACGGTATCGCCAGCAGCGACGCGCAGGCGATCGAGATCGCGGAACGCATCGGCTTCCCGCTGGTCATCCGCCCTTCCTATGTTCTGGGCGGCCGCGCGATGGAGATCGTGCGCGACATGGACCATCTGCGGCGCTACATCTCGGAGGCCGTGACCGTGTCGGGCAAGAGCCCGGTCCTGCTGGACAGCTATCTGTCCGGCGCGATCGAGGTCGATGTCGACGCCCTGTCGGATGGCGAGACCGTCCATGTCGCTGGCATTATGGAACATATCGAGGAGGCGGGCGTCCATTCGGGCGACAGCGCCTGTTCGCTGCCGCCGCATACGCTGGACGCCGCGACCATCGCCGAGCTGAAGACCCAGACCGAGGCTATGGCCCGCGCGCTGAAGGTCCGCGGCCTGATGAACGTACAGTTCGCCCTGAAGGACGGAGAGATCTTCGTGCTGGAGGTAAACCCGCGCGCCAGCCGCACCGTGCCCTTCGTCGCCAAGGCCACCGACAGCGCCATCGCCTCGATCGCCGCGCGGCTGATGGCGGGTGAGCCCATGTCGAACTTCCCCGCCCGTGCCCCCTATCCCGAAGGCGTCGGCCCCGAGGACGACCTGCCCTTTGCCGATCCGATGACGCTGGCCGATCCGATCACGCCTTGGTTCTCGGTCAAGGAGGCGGTGCTGCCCTTCGCCCGCTTCCCCGGCGTTGACACGCTCTTGGGCCCCGAGATGCGCTCGACCGGAGAGGTCATGGGCTGGGACCGCAACTTCGCGCGCGCCTTCCTCAAGGCGCAGATGGGTGCTGGCACCGCCCTGCCGACCGAGGGCCGCGTGTTCCTGTCGGTCAAGGATGCCGACAAGACGCCCGCTCTGGCCCAGGCCGCGCGCGATCTGGTGGCAATGGGCTTCACGCTGGTCGCGACCTCTGGCACGGCGGATTTCTTGGATGCCGAGGGCGTGGCCTCGACCCGCGTGAACAAGGTCTACGAGGGGCGCCCGAACATCGTCGACCGTCTGAAGAACGGCGAGATCGCGATGGTCCTGAACACGACCGAAGGCGCCCAGGCCATCGCCGACAGCCGCGATATCCGCGCCGTCGCCCTCTATGACAAGATCCCCTATTTCACCACGGCCGCGGGCAGCATCGCCGCCGTGGCTGCGATCAAGTCGCGCGAGGAGGGGGAAGTCGGGGTGAGGTCGTTGCAAGCTTAG
- a CDS encoding IS5-like element ISPaes1 family transposase (programmed frameshift) — protein MNLARNLISDDEWTFFEGFIRAVRHANGRKPANHRLVLDGIFWIARTGAPWRDLPEEFGKWSSVYRQFRRWTLAGLWEDILDALNHAEIAPDKLQMVDSTVIRAHHHAAGAKGGPPKEALGRSRGGFSTKIHLRVNGAGLPMRTEITPGQESDYTGYDLVMADNLPQPAVLVADRGYDSDKIREDIESRNALPMIPMRKNRRVRKAVDMTIYTLRNMVERCFNKLKNSRRLATRYDKTAESFLGFVDVACIRLWLRHLST, from the exons ATGAACTTGGCACGCAACCTGATATCCGACGATGAGTGGACCTTCTTCGAAGGCTTCATTCGTGCCGTCCGGCACGCTAACGGGCGGAAACCCGCGAACCATCGTCTTGTTCTCGATGGAATTTTCTGGATCGCAAGGACTGGTGCGCCATGGCGTGATCTGCCCGAAGAGTTTGGCAAGTGGTCCTCGGTCTACCGTCAGTTCCGCCGCTGGACTTTGGCGGGACTGTGGGAGGATATCCTGGATGCGCTGAACCACGCTGAGATCGCGCCAGACAAGCTCCAGATGGTTGATAGCACTGTGATCCGCGCGCACCATCATGCGGCGGGCGCAAAAGGGGGAC CTCCGAAAGAGGCTCTTGGCCGTTCGAGAGGTGGGTTCTCGACCAAGATCCATCTCAGGGTCAACGGCGCAGGCCTCCCGATGAGGACCGAGATCACGCCGGGGCAAGAGTCCGATTACACCGGCTACGATCTGGTGATGGCCGACAATCTTCCACAGCCCGCCGTTCTGGTCGCCGACAGGGGCTATGACTCTGATAAAATTCGGGAAGACATCGAGAGCCGCAACGCCCTGCCCATGATACCGATGCGAAAGAACCGAAGGGTGCGCAAGGCTGTCGACATGACCATCTATACCCTGCGCAACATGGTCGAGCGCTGCTTCAACAAGCTGAAAAACAGCCGCCGCCTGGCAACCCGCTACGACAAAACCGCCGAAAGCTTCCTCGGCTTCGTCGACGTCGCCTGCATCAGGCTCTGGCTCCGCCATTTGTCAACATGA
- the cobF gene encoding precorrin-6A synthase (deacetylating) produces MIELVLIGAGTGHPDHLTLQGVRALQEADLVLIPRKGAGKEDLAHLRHAMLARHRPDGAVAHVDLPRRDPSLPYLDGVEAWHDAIAAAWAQAVDLPQGGTVAMLVWGDPSLYDSSLRIAARLDWRPRVIPGITAIQALCAAHAIPLNALGGEVRITTGRQLREGGWPPDCDRAVVMLDGGCAFATLPPEGLEIWWGAYLGMPQERLDHGPLAEAAPRIEATRTAARAAHGWIMDCYLLARSA; encoded by the coding sequence ATGATCGAGCTGGTGCTGATCGGGGCGGGCACCGGCCATCCCGACCACCTGACCCTGCAGGGCGTCCGCGCCCTGCAGGAGGCCGACCTGGTCCTGATCCCCCGCAAGGGCGCGGGCAAGGAGGACCTAGCCCATCTGCGCCACGCGATGCTGGCCCGCCACCGCCCCGACGGCGCGGTTGCCCATGTCGACCTGCCCCGCCGCGACCCGTCCCTGCCCTATCTGGACGGGGTCGAGGCCTGGCACGACGCCATCGCCGCGGCCTGGGCGCAGGCCGTGGACCTGCCGCAGGGCGGCACGGTGGCGATGCTGGTCTGGGGCGATCCGTCGCTCTATGACAGCAGCCTGCGGATCGCGGCGCGGCTGGATTGGCGGCCGCGGGTGATCCCCGGCATCACGGCGATCCAGGCGCTGTGCGCGGCCCATGCCATCCCCCTGAACGCCCTTGGCGGAGAGGTCCGCATCACCACCGGCCGCCAGCTGCGCGAAGGCGGCTGGCCCCCAGACTGCGACCGCGCAGTGGTGATGCTGGACGGCGGCTGCGCCTTCGCGACGCTGCCGCCAGAGGGGCTGGAGATCTGGTGGGGCGCCTATCTGGGCATGCCCCAAGAGCGCCTGGACCACGGCCCCCTGGCCGAGGCCGCCCCCCGCATCGAGGCCACCCGCACCGCCGCCCGCGCCGCCCATGGCTGGATCATGGACTGCTACCTGCTGGCGCGCTCGGCCTGA